In Pseudomonas sp. P5_109, the genomic window CGGCGGCGATACGCTGCACCAGTGGATAGGCTTCCGGGTGCACCGCTGAGGCGTCCAGGGGATTGTCGCCGTTCATCACGCGCAGGAATCCGGCGGCCTGTTCAAAGGTTTTTTCGCCCAGGCGCGGGACTTTCTTCAACGCGGCGCGGGTCTTGAACGCGCCGTGCTCGTCACGGTGGCTGACGATGTTCTGCGCCAGGGTCGCGTTGAGGCCGGAGATTCGCGCCAGCAACGCCACGGAAGCGGTATTCACGTCCACGCCGACGGCGTTCACACAGTCCTCGACCACTGCATCCAGGCCTCGGGCCAGTTTGAGCTGCGATACGTCGTGCTGGTACTGGCCGACGCCGATGGACTTCGGATCGATCTTCACCAGTTCGGCCAGCGGGTCTTGCAGGCGACGGGCAATCGACACGGCGCCACGGATCGACACGTCGAGGTCCGGGAATTCCTTGGAAGCCAGCTCCGACGCAGAGTAAACCGAAGCCCCGGCCTCGGAAACCATGACCTTGGTCATTTTCATGGCCGGGTATTTTTTGATCAGCTCGGCGGCCAGCTTGTCGGTCTCGCGGCTGGCGGTGCCGTTGCCGATGGCGATCAGGTCCACCGAATGCTTGGCGCACAGGGCGGCGAGCACGGCGAGGGTCTGGTCCCACTTGTTGTGCGGCACATGCGGGTAAACCGTGGCGTGATCCAGCAGCTTGCCAGTGGAGTCGACCACGGCGACCTTGCAACCAGTACGCAGGCCCGGGTCGAGGCCCAAAGTGGCGCGCGGGCCGGCCGGGGCCGACAGCAACAGGTCGTGCAGGTTGTGGGCGAAAACGTTGATCGCTTCGGTTTCCGCGCCATCGCGCAGCTCGCCCAGCAGGTCGGTTTCCAGATGGGTGTAGAGCTTGACCTTCCAGGTCCAGCGCACCACCTCGCCCAGCCATTTGTCGGCGGCGCGGTTCTGGTTCTGGATGCCGAATTGCTGGCCGATCATGCCTTCGCACGGATGCATGGTGCCCGGCAGTTCGTCGCCGACTTTCAGCGCGGAGCTGAGAATGCCTTCGTTGCGGCCACGGAAAATCGCCAGCGCGCGGTGCGACGGCATGCTTTTCAGTGGTTCGTCGTGTTCGAAGTAGTCGCGGAACTTGGCGCCTTCCTCTTCCTTGCCGGCGATCACGCGGGCACTGAGGGTGGCTTCCTGCTTGAGGTAGTTGCGCAGTTTGTCCAGCAGGCCGGCGTCTTCGGCGAAGCGTTCCATGAGGATGTACTTGGCGCCTTCGAGGGCGGCCTTCACATCGGCCACGCCTTTTTCCGCGTCGATGAAACGCGCGGCTTCGGTTTCCGGACTCAGGGACGGGTCGTTGAACAGGCCGTCAGCCAGTTCGCCGAGGCCGGCTTCCAGGGCGATCTGGCCCTTGGTGCGGCGCTTTTGCTTGTACGGCAGGTACAAGTCTTCGAGACGGGTCTTGGTGTCGGCGAGCTTGATGTCGCGTTCAAGTTGCGGAGTCAGCTTGCCTTGCTCTTCGATGCTGGCAAGGATGCTGATACGCCGTTCGTCGAGTTCTCGCAGGTAGCGCAGGCGCTCTTCCAGATGACGCAATTGCGTATCGTCGAGGCTGCCGGTCACTTCTTTACGGTAACGGGCGATGAAGGGAACGGTAGAGCCTTCATCGAGTAGCGCGACGGCCGCTTCGACCTGTTGTGGGCGTACACCGAGTTCCTCGGCGATGCGGCTGTTGATGCTGTCCATAAAACCACCTGACAAATTGTGAAAGCAGGCTCGCAGGCGCGGAATAGGGCCTTCGCGAGTCTGGTTGAGCGGCCTGGCCAGCGCCGCTGCCTGGGTCAACAGGCATTGCGTTGACCCGTGAAATCGAACAATTACTGCTGACGCGATAAAAATAATTCGCGTCCGCCTGTAGTACCTGTCTGATGTTGCCTGACACAAAAGGCCGCGCATTATAACCAGCGTTACGGCATTCGGGGGCATCACGGATTGCCAGTGCAATGGCCGGTTTTCTGGCACTAAAGGAAAAATCTGCTAACAATGCACACGGTGCGTATAACGGCAGCTACGCCATAATGCGCGCCGAGATCAAAGGAGCATCCAATGAGCAGCACTGCACAAACTGCTGAAGGCGAGAAAATTCTTATCGTTGACGACGATCCGGGGCTGAGTAGCCTGCTGGAACGTTTTTTCGTCAGCAAGGGCTACCGCGCCCGCGCCGTACCGAACACCGAGCAAATGGATCGCCTGCTGGCACGCGAAGTGTTCAACCTGGTCGTCCTCGACCTGATGTTGCCCGGCGAAGACGGCCTGACCGCCTGCCGCCGCCTGCGCAACGCGAACAACCAGATTCCGATCATCATGCTCACCGCCAAGGGCGACGAGCTTAGCCGCATCAAGGGCCTGGAACTGGGCGCCGACGATTACCTGGCCAAGCCGTTCAACCCGGATGAGCTGATGGCTCGCGTCAAGGCGGTCCTGCGTCGCCAGTCGGCTCCGGTGCCGGGCGCCCCGGGCAGCGAAGACGAAAGCGTGACCTTCGGTGACTACGAGTTGTCCCTGGCTACCCGCGAGCTCAAGCGCGGCGAAGAAGTGCACATGCTCACCACCGGCGAGTTCGCGGTACTCAAGGCCCTGGTAATGAACGCGCGTCAGCCGCTGACCCGCGACAAACTGATGAACCTGGCCCGTGGCCGCGAGTGGGATGCCCTGGAGCGTTCAATCGATGTGCAGATTTCCCGTCTGCGCCGGATGATCGAGCCCGATCCGTCCAAACCGCGTTACATCCAGACTGTCTGGGGCGTGGGTTACGTGTTTGTTCCAGATGGTACCGCCACCAAGTGATTGGCGATTTGTAGGAACGGGCCATGCGGACAGCGGATCAATTGATCCTGTCCGCAGACTCGCGATCCGCAATGTGCGAGCATCGCTCGCTCCTGCAAGTGTTTAACGGTTATCCATGAAAACCCCCGTTTGGTTCCCCCAGAGCTTCTTCTCCCGCACCCTTTGGCTGGTGCTCATCGTCGTTCTCTTCTCCAAGGCGCTGACCCTGGTTTATCTGCTGATGAACGAAGATGTTCTGGTGGATCGCCAGTACAGCCATGGTGTC contains:
- a CDS encoding Tex family protein, which codes for MDSINSRIAEELGVRPQQVEAAVALLDEGSTVPFIARYRKEVTGSLDDTQLRHLEERLRYLRELDERRISILASIEEQGKLTPQLERDIKLADTKTRLEDLYLPYKQKRRTKGQIALEAGLGELADGLFNDPSLSPETEAARFIDAEKGVADVKAALEGAKYILMERFAEDAGLLDKLRNYLKQEATLSARVIAGKEEEGAKFRDYFEHDEPLKSMPSHRALAIFRGRNEGILSSALKVGDELPGTMHPCEGMIGQQFGIQNQNRAADKWLGEVVRWTWKVKLYTHLETDLLGELRDGAETEAINVFAHNLHDLLLSAPAGPRATLGLDPGLRTGCKVAVVDSTGKLLDHATVYPHVPHNKWDQTLAVLAALCAKHSVDLIAIGNGTASRETDKLAAELIKKYPAMKMTKVMVSEAGASVYSASELASKEFPDLDVSIRGAVSIARRLQDPLAELVKIDPKSIGVGQYQHDVSQLKLARGLDAVVEDCVNAVGVDVNTASVALLARISGLNATLAQNIVSHRDEHGAFKTRAALKKVPRLGEKTFEQAAGFLRVMNGDNPLDASAVHPEAYPLVQRIAAETDRDIRSLIGDSGFLKRLDPKKFTDETFGLPTVTDILQELDKPGRDPRPEFKTAEFQEGVEDLKDLQLGMILEGVVTNVTNFGAFVDIGVHQDGLVHISALSEKFIKDPREAVKAGDVVKVKVMEIDIPRKRVGLSMRMSDTPGEKIDGARGARPGSAPRQSQNTAPRKETTAAAPSNNAMASLFANAKQLKKR
- the ompR gene encoding two-component system response regulator OmpR, whose product is MSSTAQTAEGEKILIVDDDPGLSSLLERFFVSKGYRARAVPNTEQMDRLLAREVFNLVVLDLMLPGEDGLTACRRLRNANNQIPIIMLTAKGDELSRIKGLELGADDYLAKPFNPDELMARVKAVLRRQSAPVPGAPGSEDESVTFGDYELSLATRELKRGEEVHMLTTGEFAVLKALVMNARQPLTRDKLMNLARGREWDALERSIDVQISRLRRMIEPDPSKPRYIQTVWGVGYVFVPDGTATK